A genomic stretch from Glaciecola nitratireducens FR1064 includes:
- the alaS gene encoding alanine--tRNA ligase produces the protein MVRSTADLRRTFFEYFQQHQHQLVPSSSLVPHDDPTLLFTNAGMNQFKDVFLGAEQRSYTRAVSSQRCVRAGGKHNDLENVGYTARHHTFFEMLGNFSFGDYFKEEAIKFAWQFLTGELGLEKDKLLVTVYHEDDEAFDIWEQKIGIPAERIIRIATSDNFWSMGDTGPCGPCSEIFYDHGEHIWGGPPGSAEEDGDRFIEIWNLVFMQFNRQQNGDMLPLPKPSIDTGMGLERISAILQNVHSNYEIDLFQSLIASAAKIVGTEDLEDKSLRVIADHIRSCSFLICDGVMPSNEGRGYVLRRIIRRAVRHGYKLGANDIFFYKLVNTLVDEMGEAYPELKQQQAVVEKVLKTEEEQFSKTLARGMLILNDALSELSGKQVPGELVFKLYDTYGFPADLTNDVAREQGLTIDEEGFEAAMAQQKSQSQSASKFGADYANVLSVEHKTEFTGYSEVSGMSTVVDIIVDNKAVGEASDEALLLLEKTPFYAESGGQTGDTGLISSSTGKATVVDTVKLGSAFAHRVKIEGLIKVGDKVELLIDGERRDRIKANHSATHLLHAALRKLLGDHVTQKGSLVDAEKLRFDFSHFESISAKQLIEIENLVNAEIRSNNALSTQLMDLDEAKASGAMALFGEKYDEKVRVVKMGEFSTELCGGTHVARTGDIGLLKITSEGGIASGVRRIEATTGQIAQDFVNDESNKLHAVASLLKSDKSSVVDKVSSALQHVKQLEKELAQLKQSMAGQKSKDIMSNVIDVQGVKLLVANMQGVEAKALRGIMDDLKNQLQSGVIALGLASDGKVNLIAGVTKDLVGKFKAGELVNHMAGQVGGKGGGRPDMAQAGGTQPENLEQALDSVKSWLESSM, from the coding sequence ATGGTACGCTCTACAGCCGATTTACGACGCACTTTCTTTGAATATTTTCAACAACATCAACATCAACTTGTTCCCAGTTCATCGCTGGTTCCGCATGATGATCCAACGTTGCTGTTTACCAATGCTGGTATGAATCAGTTTAAAGACGTATTTCTAGGTGCTGAGCAGCGCAGCTATACTCGCGCGGTTTCGTCACAGCGATGTGTTCGAGCAGGCGGTAAGCACAATGATTTGGAAAATGTCGGCTACACGGCTAGACACCATACGTTTTTTGAAATGTTGGGGAATTTTAGTTTCGGTGACTATTTCAAAGAAGAGGCGATTAAATTTGCATGGCAATTTTTAACCGGTGAGCTTGGTCTGGAGAAAGATAAGCTGCTGGTTACTGTTTACCATGAGGACGACGAGGCCTTTGATATTTGGGAACAGAAGATAGGTATTCCAGCCGAGAGAATCATCCGTATTGCCACTTCAGATAATTTCTGGTCAATGGGCGATACGGGCCCATGTGGCCCGTGTTCTGAAATATTCTATGACCATGGCGAACATATCTGGGGCGGGCCTCCAGGCTCTGCCGAGGAAGATGGCGACCGCTTTATTGAAATTTGGAACTTGGTTTTCATGCAGTTCAATCGTCAGCAAAATGGTGACATGCTGCCGTTGCCAAAACCTTCTATCGATACTGGGATGGGCTTGGAGCGTATTTCTGCGATCCTGCAAAATGTGCACAGTAACTATGAAATTGATTTATTCCAGAGCTTAATTGCCTCAGCAGCAAAAATTGTCGGTACAGAGGATTTAGAGGATAAATCACTTCGCGTTATTGCCGATCACATTCGCTCTTGCAGTTTCTTAATTTGTGATGGCGTGATGCCATCTAACGAAGGGCGCGGTTATGTGCTGCGTCGCATTATTCGTCGGGCAGTGCGTCACGGTTACAAATTGGGCGCGAATGATATTTTCTTTTACAAGCTGGTAAACACGCTAGTAGACGAAATGGGTGAGGCATACCCTGAACTGAAACAGCAGCAAGCCGTTGTTGAAAAAGTACTCAAAACTGAAGAAGAGCAATTTTCGAAAACCCTAGCGCGCGGCATGCTTATATTAAATGATGCTTTAAGCGAATTATCAGGCAAGCAGGTGCCCGGTGAGCTCGTCTTCAAGTTATACGATACCTATGGTTTTCCCGCCGACTTAACCAATGACGTTGCGCGTGAACAAGGCCTAACGATTGATGAAGAGGGGTTTGAAGCGGCCATGGCGCAGCAAAAATCACAGTCGCAGTCGGCGAGTAAATTTGGTGCCGACTATGCCAATGTCTTAAGCGTTGAACATAAAACTGAATTTACCGGGTATAGCGAAGTCAGCGGCATGTCGACGGTTGTCGACATCATTGTTGACAATAAAGCGGTGGGTGAAGCCAGCGATGAGGCATTGTTACTGCTTGAAAAAACGCCGTTTTATGCTGAATCAGGCGGCCAGACAGGCGATACTGGCCTCATTTCATCAAGTACGGGTAAAGCGACCGTTGTTGATACTGTGAAACTGGGTTCGGCGTTTGCGCACAGAGTGAAAATTGAGGGTCTTATTAAGGTCGGAGACAAGGTCGAATTACTGATCGACGGTGAGCGTCGCGACCGCATTAAAGCAAATCACAGTGCTACACACTTATTGCATGCAGCTTTGCGTAAGCTGCTCGGTGATCACGTCACGCAAAAAGGCTCGTTAGTTGATGCAGAAAAACTGCGTTTCGACTTTTCTCATTTTGAATCTATTTCTGCAAAGCAACTAATTGAAATTGAAAATCTGGTCAATGCTGAAATTCGCTCGAACAATGCGTTAAGCACGCAGTTAATGGATCTGGACGAAGCGAAAGCGTCGGGCGCGATGGCTTTGTTCGGTGAAAAGTACGACGAGAAAGTGCGTGTTGTGAAAATGGGCGAGTTTTCAACTGAACTATGTGGTGGAACTCACGTTGCTCGCACTGGCGATATTGGTTTGTTAAAAATTACTTCTGAGGGCGGCATTGCTTCAGGCGTAAGACGTATCGAAGCGACGACAGGGCAAATTGCGCAAGACTTTGTCAATGACGAGTCAAACAAACTGCACGCTGTTGCTAGCCTTCTAAAATCAGACAAGAGCTCTGTTGTAGACAAAGTATCGTCTGCATTACAACACGTGAAGCAATTGGAAAAAGAGCTGGCTCAGTTGAAGCAATCAATGGCTGGACAAAAAAGCAAGGACATTATGTCCAATGTAATCGATGTACAGGGTGTTAAGCTGCTAGTAGCAAATATGCAAGGTGTCGAGGCGAAAGCACTGCGAGGCATTATGGATGACCTCAAAAACCAACTGCAGTCTGGTGTGATTGCTTTGGGACTTGCTAGTGATGGCAAGGTTAACTTAATTGCAGGCGTTACAAAAGACCTGGTCGGCAAATTTAAAGCTGGCGAACTTGTCAATCACATGGCAGGTCAAGTAGGTGGAAAAGGCGGCGGCAGACCTGATATGGCTCAAGCGGGTGGCACTCAACCAGAAAATCTTGAACAAGCTTTAGACTCCGTGAAAAGTTGGCTTGAAAGCAGCATGTAA
- a CDS encoding regulatory protein RecX: MSDNDAKIIRHKLTRLLSRREHSQTELRKKLSDLEISADIIDETIKKFAEKDIQSDLRFAEAVVRGAYYRGKGPVFIERELNNHNIDFALVRELVNDDDFDWFESSKAVRVKRFGEDLPDDWTAKQKQMRFLQYRGFAQEQIKYAFE; the protein is encoded by the coding sequence ATGTCAGATAACGATGCAAAGATCATTAGGCACAAACTAACCCGTTTGCTGTCGCGCCGAGAACATAGCCAAACTGAGCTGCGTAAAAAACTGTCAGATTTAGAAATAAGCGCGGACATCATAGACGAAACAATTAAAAAGTTTGCTGAAAAAGATATTCAGAGCGACCTTCGTTTCGCAGAGGCGGTAGTGCGAGGCGCATATTATCGTGGCAAAGGCCCGGTTTTTATAGAGCGTGAATTGAATAATCACAATATTGATTTTGCATTGGTAAGAGAGCTTGTTAATGATGATGATTTTGATTGGTTTGAGTCGTCTAAAGCCGTGAGAGTGAAACGATTTGGTGAGGATTTGCCCGATGACTGGACTGCAAAACAAAAGCAAATGCGATTTTTGCAGTACCGTGGTTTTGCGCAAGAGCAAATTAAATATGCATTTGAGTGA
- a CDS encoding GNAT family N-acetyltransferase, with the protein MALSWQPILSVDDITQQQWRQLSDDNPDYSSPFLSYVFLKGLEMSGSVDGKTGWHSYHIGIFDSVDENQIERLIGFIPCYLKTHSYGEYVFDHAWANAYQHHQVPYYPKLVACIPFTPVTGSRMLVDASSSHSFEEITLFVLASADNILEQARASSLHYLFLPKYQSDRLAEDKLLQRLSVQFVWQNKGYQDFDAFMQQMTSRKRRSIRKERAGALAISELETVIIKRLTGDLLTKEVLADFYLCYQQTYLKRSGHAGYLTKAFFDYLQTHMRDNMLIVMAYNSGTCIAAALFFYNDEQLFGRYWGALQDVSGLHFECCYYQGIEFAIEKQLRQFNPGTQGEHKILRGFEPTFCYSNHYLQHPDFQAAVDDFLQREKIGVQQYKLQGESVLPFKQVEK; encoded by the coding sequence ATGGCGTTAAGCTGGCAACCCATTCTCAGTGTAGATGATATAACTCAACAACAGTGGCGACAACTGTCCGATGATAATCCTGACTATTCAAGCCCTTTCTTAAGCTATGTATTTCTCAAAGGCTTGGAAATGTCAGGGTCTGTGGATGGCAAGACTGGATGGCACAGTTACCATATTGGTATTTTTGACAGCGTCGATGAAAATCAAATAGAAAGACTCATCGGCTTCATTCCTTGCTACTTAAAAACTCACTCCTACGGCGAGTACGTTTTCGATCACGCTTGGGCCAATGCATACCAGCATCATCAAGTTCCTTATTATCCCAAACTGGTAGCCTGCATTCCGTTCACGCCAGTCACCGGAAGTCGCATGTTAGTCGATGCCAGCAGCTCGCACTCGTTCGAGGAAATAACGCTATTTGTGCTCGCAAGCGCTGACAACATACTAGAACAAGCGCGCGCCTCATCCTTACATTATCTGTTTTTACCCAAATACCAAAGTGATCGGCTGGCTGAAGACAAGTTGTTGCAGCGCTTAAGTGTGCAGTTTGTTTGGCAAAATAAAGGCTATCAAGATTTCGATGCCTTTATGCAGCAAATGACCTCTAGGAAACGCCGTTCAATCCGCAAAGAAAGAGCAGGTGCTCTCGCAATATCTGAATTAGAAACCGTCATCATAAAAAGGTTAACCGGAGACTTATTGACAAAAGAGGTATTGGCCGACTTCTATTTGTGTTACCAGCAAACCTACTTAAAACGCAGCGGCCACGCTGGGTATCTAACCAAAGCTTTTTTTGATTACCTGCAAACGCACATGCGAGACAATATGCTGATTGTCATGGCTTATAACTCAGGAACGTGCATTGCGGCAGCGTTGTTTTTTTATAACGATGAGCAATTATTCGGACGCTATTGGGGCGCGCTTCAAGACGTGTCAGGCCTGCACTTTGAATGTTGTTACTATCAAGGCATAGAGTTTGCGATAGAAAAGCAACTTCGCCAATTTAATCCCGGTACGCAAGGCGAACATAAAATACTCAGGGGCTTTGAACCTACATTTTGCTATTCAAACCATTATTTACAGCACCCCGACTTTCAGGCTGCAGTAGATGATTTTCTGCAACGCGAAAAAATTGGTGTCCAACAATATAAGCTGCAGGGCGAGAGTGTTCTGCCCTTCAAGCAAGTAGAAAAGTGA